In a genomic window of Salminus brasiliensis chromosome 12, fSalBra1.hap2, whole genome shotgun sequence:
- the LOC140574518 gene encoding myeloid-associated differentiation marker-like protein 2 — MDPHGGHYLNRDAVLSGLGAARMCQLVLGCTTMALVAHSAGFSETYGTFCMFVWCFCFAVTLVIFTLDVARLHGCMPISWDNFTVAYAMLATLMYITASVVYPVYFLSNECPSEGCEVRNYRIAVTVCSSICCFAYGSEVFLTRAKPGHVVGYMATMSGLLKVIQAFNACIIFGALANDSEYNRHIPTQYCVVVYSLCFAVTVVVVILTVSGRTSALRLPFDRFVIIYTFLAVLLYMSAVVVWPVFSFDKKYGTPGRPDDCPRGKCPWDSKLVVAVFTFVNLVLYFIDLVYSQRIRFVSQSAA; from the coding sequence ATGGATCCCCACGGAGGCCACTATCTAAACCGGGATGCGGTTCTGTCTGGCCTGGGCGCTGCCCGCATGTGCCAGCTGGTGTTGGGTTGCACCACCATGGCTCTGGTGGCCCACAGCGCAGGCTTCAGCGAAACCTATGGAACTTTCTGCATGTTCGTGTggtgcttctgctttgctgtgacATTGGTCATCTTCACGCTGGATGTGGCTCGGCTGCACGGCTGTATGCCCATCTCTTGGGACAACTTTACTGTGGCCTACGCCATGCTTGCAACGCTCATGTATATCACAGCTTCCGTGGTGTACCCTGTGTATTTCCTCAGCAATGAGTGTCCATCGGAAGGCTGTGAAGTACGTAATTATCGGATCGCCGTCACTGTCTGCTCCAGCATCTGCTGCTTCGCCTACGGGTCCGAAGTTTTCTTGACAAGAGCCAAGCCAGGACACGTTGTAGGTTACATGGCCACCATGTCTGGTCTGCTCAAGGTGATCCAGGCCTTTAATGCCTGCATCATCTTTGGTGCCCTTGCAAACGACAGCGAGTACAACCGCCACATCCCCACACAGTACTGTGTGGTGGTCTACAGCCTGTGCTTTGCCGTcactgtggtggtggtgatctTGACTGTCTCTGGAAGGACATCGGCACTCAGGTTACCCTTTGACCGCTTTGTCATCATCTACACTTTCCTGGCGGTGCTGCTATACATGAGTGCTGTCGTGGTGTGGCCTGTATTCAGTTTTGACAAGAAGTACGGCACCCCCGGCCGCCCAGACGACTGCCCCCGGGGGAAGTGCCCATGGGATAGCAAGCTGGTGGTGGCTGTGTTCACCTTTGTCAACCTGGTGCTGTACTTTATCGATCTGGTGTACTCTCAGAGAATCCGCTTTGTCTCGCAGTCAGCAGCCTAA